The [Flavobacterium] thermophilum genome has a segment encoding these proteins:
- the rpsG gene encoding 30S ribosomal protein S7: protein MPRRGPVAKRDVLPDPIYNSKLVTRLINKIMIDGKKSKAQKILYTAFDIIRERTGKDPMEVFEQALKNVMPVLEVRARRVGGANYQVPVEVRPDRRVSLGLRWLVQYARLRGEKTMEERLANEIMDAANNTGAAVKKREDTHKMAEANKAFAHYRW, encoded by the coding sequence ATGCCACGTAGAGGCCCTGTTGCTAAACGTGACGTATTGCCAGACCCAATTTACAATTCAAAACTTGTTACCCGTTTGATCAATAAAATTATGATCGACGGAAAAAAATCAAAAGCGCAAAAAATTCTTTACACTGCCTTTGATATTATTCGTGAACGAACGGGTAAAGATCCAATGGAAGTGTTTGAGCAAGCGCTGAAAAACGTGATGCCGGTGTTGGAAGTGCGCGCTCGCCGCGTCGGCGGAGCGAACTACCAAGTTCCGGTCGAAGTCCGTCCGGATCGCCGCGTCTCCCTCGGATTGCGCTGGCTTGTGCAATACGCCCGCCTTCGCGGAGAGAAAACGATGGAAGAACGCTTGGCGAACGAAATTATGGATGCTGCCAACAACACGGGCGCAGCGGTGAAAAAACGCGAAGATACGCACAAAATGGCCGAAGCGAACAAAGCGTTTGCCCACTACCGCTGGTAA
- the rpsL gene encoding 30S ribosomal protein S12, whose protein sequence is MPTINQLVRKGREKKVFKSKSPALNKGYNSFKKEQTNVASPQKRGVCTRVGTMTPKKPNSALRKYARVRLTNGIEVTAYIPGIGHNLQEHSVVLIRGGRVKDLPGVRYHIIRGALDTAGVANRMQGRSKYGAKKPKAAKK, encoded by the coding sequence ATGCCTACAATCAACCAATTAGTCCGCAAAGGACGCGAGAAAAAAGTATTTAAATCGAAATCCCCTGCGTTGAACAAAGGGTACAACAGCTTCAAAAAAGAACAAACAAACGTGGCGTCTCCGCAAAAACGCGGCGTCTGCACGCGTGTCGGCACGATGACGCCGAAAAAACCGAACTCGGCGCTTCGGAAATATGCCCGTGTCCGTCTGACGAACGGGATCGAGGTAACAGCTTACATCCCGGGGATCGGCCATAACTTGCAAGAACACAGCGTTGTGCTGATCCGCGGCGGACGTGTTAAAGACTTGCCAGGGGTGCGCTACCATATCATCCGCGGTGCGCTTGATACGGCTGGCGTTGCCAACCGGATGCAAGGTCGTTCGAAATACGGCGCGAAAAAACCAAAAGCAGCGAAAAAATAA
- the rplGB gene encoding Ribosome-associated protein L7Ae-like translates to MSYEKVLQAGKIVIGTKQTIRALKEGKATEVIVAEDADLPIIEKVTAAANEANVPVTKVDSMKKLGKACKIQVGAAAVAILR, encoded by the coding sequence ATGTCTTATGAAAAAGTATTGCAGGCTGGGAAAATCGTCATTGGAACCAAACAAACGATAAGGGCTTTAAAGGAAGGGAAAGCAACGGAAGTGATCGTAGCGGAAGATGCCGATTTGCCGATTATCGAAAAAGTGACCGCTGCTGCCAATGAAGCGAACGTGCCGGTCACGAAAGTCGACTCGATGAAAAAGCTCGGCAAAGCATGCAAAATCCAAGTCGGCGCGGCTGCGGTGGCGATTCTCCGTTGA